GCCGATATCGAGGGGAAGGGGCGTGTTGCGCATCCAGAAACTCATCTGCTGCGGCCGGTCGAAGACGAAGACCATGCCCTCGTCCACGCCCATCTGTTCGCGGAACATCAGGCCCTTCTGGGTCTCCGCCGGGAGAAGCGCGACCTGCACCTGCACGGTGCGGGCGCCGACCTTGATGGCGAAACGGTCCTCGATGGACTTCGGCGCGGCGCGGGCCGCGGCGTCCTTCCCGCAAGCGGTAAGCAACGCGAGGGCTGCAACAATCAGCAAGGGCAGGAAACGGCGGCGGGAAAACATTTTTGCGTTTTTGCACAGCTTCAGGGTCAATGTCGGCAAAAAATATCACTCCCCGTGAAACTCCCTCCCCCCCTCATCTACGCCAGCACCCATCACAGCGCCGACCAGCTCTACTTTGGCCGCGTCGAGGTCCACGATCCGTTCCTCGCCTTCGGCCTGCCCGACGGCACCAAGGTCACGGTGCAAAGCCCGTTGGAATTCGGCCGTGTCAAGAAAACGAGCGTCTTCGGGCGGGTGCTCCCGCTGGACGACTGGCGCACCAAGGCCCGCGAGAAATTCGGCCCCAAAGCCGGCCTCGCGGAGATGATCGCCACCGTCACGCGCGCGCATG
This DNA window, taken from Oleiharenicola lentus, encodes the following:
- a CDS encoding DUF192 domain-containing protein, which translates into the protein MFSRRRFLPLLIVAALALLTACGKDAAARAAPKSIEDRFAIKVGARTVQVQVALLPAETQKGLMFREQMGVDEGMVFVFDRPQQMSFWMRNTPLPLDIGYFDTEGVLKEIYPLYPRDERSVVSRGRNLQFALEMNQGWFSTAGVKPGDRIDLKALAEAVRARGLKPELFGLR